In Streptomyces durocortorensis, a genomic segment contains:
- the fdxA gene encoding ferredoxin — protein MTYVIAQPCVDVKDKACIEECPVDCIYEGQRSLYIHPDECVDCGACEPVCPVEAIFYEDDTPEEWKDYYKANVEFFDDLGSPGGASKLGLIERDHAFVAGLPPQNQ, from the coding sequence GTGACCTACGTCATCGCGCAGCCTTGTGTCGACGTGAAGGACAAGGCCTGCATCGAAGAGTGCCCCGTCGACTGCATTTACGAGGGCCAGCGGTCCTTGTACATCCACCCGGACGAATGCGTCGACTGCGGAGCCTGTGAGCCGGTCTGCCCGGTCGAGGCCATCTTCTACGAGGACGACACTCCGGAGGAGTGGAAGGACTACTACAAGGCGAACGTCGAGTTCTTCGACGACCTCGGTTCGCCGGGCGGTGCTTCCAAGCTCGGTCTCATCGAGCGCGACCACGCGTTCGTCGCCGGACTGCCGCCGCAGAACCAGTAG
- the dapC gene encoding succinyldiaminopimelate transaminase, whose product MSAVSSRLPAFPWDKLAPYKSTAQAHPDGLVDLSVGTPVDPVPELIQQALVAASDSPGYPTVWGTEALRDALTGWVERRLGAVGVTHANVLPVVGSKELVAWLPTQLGLGAGDRVAYPRLAYPTYEVGARLCGAEPVVYDDPTELDPAGLKLLWLNSPSNPTGRVLAKDELTRIVAWAREHGVLVFSDECYLELGWDAEPVSVLHPDVCGGDCTGLVAVHSLSKRSNLAGYRAAFIAGDAAVLGELLLIRKHGGMMTPAPVQAATVAALGDDVHVAEQRARYADRRLALRAALEEHGFRIEHSEASLYLWATRDEPCWQTVAYLAELGILVAPGDFYGPAGENFVRVAFTATDERVAAAVKRLS is encoded by the coding sequence GTGTCCGCAGTCTCCTCCCGCCTCCCGGCATTCCCCTGGGACAAGCTCGCGCCGTACAAGTCGACGGCGCAGGCCCACCCCGACGGTCTGGTGGACCTGTCCGTCGGCACCCCGGTGGACCCGGTTCCCGAGCTGATCCAGCAGGCGCTCGTCGCCGCGTCGGACAGCCCCGGCTATCCGACGGTCTGGGGCACCGAGGCCCTGCGTGACGCGCTCACCGGCTGGGTGGAGCGCCGCCTCGGGGCGGTCGGGGTGACCCACGCGAACGTGCTGCCGGTCGTCGGCTCCAAGGAGCTGGTGGCCTGGCTGCCGACGCAGCTCGGCCTCGGCGCGGGAGACCGGGTCGCCTACCCGCGGCTCGCCTACCCGACGTACGAGGTCGGCGCCCGGCTCTGCGGTGCCGAGCCCGTCGTCTACGACGACCCGACCGAGCTGGACCCGGCGGGGCTGAAGCTGCTCTGGCTCAACTCGCCCTCCAACCCGACCGGGCGGGTGCTGGCCAAGGATGAGCTGACCCGGATCGTCGCCTGGGCGCGCGAGCACGGCGTACTGGTCTTCAGCGACGAGTGCTACCTGGAGCTGGGCTGGGACGCCGAGCCGGTCTCGGTGCTCCACCCGGACGTCTGCGGCGGTGACTGCACGGGACTGGTCGCCGTCCACTCCCTCTCCAAGCGCTCCAACCTCGCCGGATACCGGGCCGCGTTCATCGCGGGCGACGCGGCCGTCCTCGGTGAGCTGCTGCTGATCCGCAAGCACGGCGGGATGATGACTCCCGCCCCCGTCCAGGCCGCCACCGTCGCCGCCCTCGGCGACGACGTGCACGTGGCCGAGCAGCGCGCCCGCTACGCGGACCGCCGCCTCGCCCTGCGGGCCGCCCTGGAGGAGCACGGCTTCCGGATCGAGCACAGCGAGGCGAGCCTCTACCTGTGGGCCACCCGCGACGAGCCGTGCTGGCAGACCGTGGCGTACCTCGCGGAGCTGGGCATCCTGGTGGCGCCCGGGGACTTCTACGGGCCGGCGGGCGAGAACTTCGTCCGGGTGGCCTTCACGGCGACCGACGAGCGGGTGGCGGCGGCGGTCAAGCGGCTGTCCTGA